The Podarcis muralis chromosome Z, rPodMur119.hap1.1, whole genome shotgun sequence DNA segment GGGACATTCCTCCCAGTAGCAGATGTGGTTGTTCTGCTCAGGGCCTCCGACGTGCTCCATGGTGACGTGGGTGACCAGTTCGTGCATGGTGCTGAAAGTCCGGTCGCAGCTCTTTTTGGGTCGGCTCAGCGGCGGCTGGTGAGGCTGCTGTTGCTGATGCGGAGGAGCCGGAGGCTGCGACAGCTCCTCGATCCATTTGCAGGAGAGCTCCTGTTTGATGGGCTGCCGCATGTAGCGGAAAAAGGCTCCCGCGCCGTGGTGGTGGTGACGGTGGTGAGCCGCCGCGGCCGCGGCCGCCACGTTCATGCCCCCCATGTTCACATTCATGGGGCTGTAGTTGTGGAACTGAGCCGGGCCCCCATAAGGGTCCGCGCGGGGGCTGGAGACTCCTCGGTACGTCTCCGGCCTCCCGAAAAAGTCCCCCCGCAAGCCCAGGTGCATCTGCCCGTTCTCCACGTGCCCGGTCGGGGAGGTGTGGCTGGGGTTCTGATCGTGCAAACTCGGGAACAGCAAGTAGCCGCCAGGGCTGTCCGGGATGCCCGGAGGAGCGTGGAGCCCGCTGGGCGCATTGCCGCCGAAGAGGCCGTGCTGAGCTGCAGCCGCAGCCGCCGCCGCGGATCCACCTCctccgccaccgccgccgccggcGGGGGAATCCCCGAGCGCGGATCCCCCGCGGTTGCGGAATAGAAAGTCCCGCGTGGAGTTGAAAGCGGCCGCGGCGGCCGCGGCGGCGTAAGAGGAAGGCACCTGGCCGGCGTGGTGAGGCGGGTGCGGAGGGTGGCGGTGATGGTGATGGTGCGGGTAGCCCGACGCTTGCGGCGTGAAAGCAGAGCCTTGTCCCGACGCCAGCTCGTGGGGCGCTGGGCTTATTTTAAAGGACGAGTCCCCGAAGGGGTGGTTGAGCCCCAtggccgcagcggcggcggcggcggcagcggcatcGCGGTTCGCCACTTCGTGCGGGTGGTGGCACGGCGCTCCGAAGCCCCCGACTCCCAGCGCGGGGAACTGAGGCCCGCCGTCTAACAACATGGTCATAGTCCGCCTTGAGAGatgcagcagaagcagaaggaaGAGGAACCGCGGGGAAGATGAAGAGGACGAGGCGGCCCCACGACGGCGATCTCCTCCCGCGTCTCCTTCCTTTCGCCCCCTTTcctgtccccctccccaacttcCAAATAACAACACGAGCTCTCCAAAGCTTTCgatctcccccttctctctctctctctctctctctcccctccccactactAGCTCAGCCCCACACAATGGAGAGACAGGCAGGAGGGCTCGCGCGCCAGCCCCACGAATGCCGCATTCACACGCGCTCCAAACCTTTCACAAATAAGTGGGTGGGGGGTTggagagaagaagagaggggggtagagaaaacaacaactgaacaACACCCGCTCCCCAAAAAACagtcccccccaaaccccacccaCTAGCCCTAAAAAGCTACGAACGGAGGCACCCCCTCTGTCCCCCCCCACAGACTCGCACACACAACCCCTGGGGGGATCCCCgctgcctctttcccctcctgcctTCCAGGAGGGCGCCCTCCACTCCAACTGAGCGACGTCCTTGCACTGGCTAAAGTCAGGCGCTCCTCCCTTCCTAACACATATggagagggggggagaaagaaaaaagagagggagaggaagggcgAGGGACGCTGAGAGGGAGAATACCCAACTCCAAGAGGCAGCTTCCCTGCCAGCCAATGGGGAACCGCCTGGCTAGCCGTCACCTGACCCCCAGCTGGCCTGCCCATTGGACCAAACCCGCCTGATTGACAGCGTTTAACATTGAATATGGCAGCTGCGTTTAAGCCCTGCGCTCTGATTGGCCCGGCTGGGTTTAGTGAGGCGCAGGTAAGGTTAAAGGGTGTCCGCCAACCCCCAAATGTTTTGTTTACTGGAGATGCAACGGGGGGCTTTTGCGGGGGAGCAGAGAAGAGGGCTTGGGGGTGGAGATGATGGTCCTGGGTTTAGGGGCAAATTACTTGTGCATCATTCTTACCCAGCCCAAAGCAGAAAAGGAGGGGGATGACGCTCTGCGTGTATAGTCCGATTCCATCAACCGCTGCGCCGTTAATATTTAGGAAGAAAATTCCAAATCCTTTGAAGCTGTCCCTGCATTGCCCCCACCACGCGAATTTGCCCCTTATAGGACTCCCTTTGCTTCCcttcagccctcaacatttccgTTTGTTTTCTGTAACAATTCCTCGAAAGCACTGTAGCAACACACTTctcttgaaaaaataaaataataacaagaaAAGTctttaaagaaaaggaggggaggaaaaccggagtgggggtggggggagagatgaaCTTACAGAGATGAAAAACTTAAAAGACAGGGCAAGATGCTTCCGAAGACGTCAGAACTCCCCATATTTTCGTGCCTCGGGGCAGGCATGGCAGCGAGACCGACGAGGAAGGACGCGGGTCTATCCCCGACGGCACCGCGTTCAAAGCGGGGACTCTTTAAACCTGAGATGATTTTAATAATGATGACCATAATCAGAGCAACGACAAGAAACAGATTTAAAAagtaatgatgatgttgatggcGTAAGGAAggacacacagtcacacacacacacacacacacacacacacacacactcccaagaAAAACGGTGCTTgaggaaattgtttttaaaacgCCAAAAATATTCAGTTTGTTTATCTTTTTCCTTATTGCACATGTCCAAAGCGACCTTCGGAGTAAAATATGTTTGCATGTGTAAAATGTGTATATAGatagatttttattttgtttatatttttactACGAATCATTTGAGTCTTACTTTATTAGtcgtccccacccacccccaccgcaTCTTCCCGCTCGAAGTGGAAGAAGAAACTTcaaaatcttggggggggggggagagcataagaaagaaggagggagatgaggaagaGTTGAAACATCTGAAAGACAAGGCAACGTGTCTGTAGTTTAGGGTCCCTGGTTCTCTGCTTATGGATCTCCAAGGCAAATATATACACATCTTTTCTTTCGAGCAGAGAACGTATAATGTTATCCCGAAACCTGAAGCTAGCGGATCAAAGGCACgcttggtatttatttatttatctgttaatTTATTTGCAGCGCAACGTTTTAATGTTGGGAAATGACGGTCCTCTGTGGCAGCCCGGCTTCACCCCTTTTCATTTTCCCAACCCCCCGCTCGCGTCCCACCGTCCTTCAAGTCTCAATAAATCCACTCATTTTCTCGTTCTGGAAAGCATTTGCAAAGAACGATGGGGGGGAAGCAAGTGTGGAAAGAAAAGGGCTCGGAAAGAGAGATGCCAGTAATTGTAATATCCTGAGATTCGCCGAGCCCCGAAGTCTCTCCATTGAAGGCCCCTCACAGGATTTGCCGCCGCCTCTCCGCAGGAAACATACAATCTGATCAAGTTCAGAAGCGCgttgagaagaaggagaagaagaagaagggaaggggGGAGTGCTTCAAACAGCGCTTTTATAAAATACAGTCCCCTTttcacgtcctccccccacacccaACACCAACCCtcagaaaggtggggggggggacttcacaTTCTTTATTTTAGGGGTCTGGCTAAAAGGAGACAGAATGAGCGACCTGAAGACAGACTCAGACAGGAGGGATTGTTTTTCTACATATATATtgtttttctacacacacacacacatacacccacccacctatAAAACTTAGTCACTGGAGTTCACATCCTACCAATCCCCAAAGCCCCCCTCCCTCCAGAGCAGCCCAGGAAGGTGAGTCTGTTGCTTTCAGAAATCGCTGCCGATTTGCTTTATTACTTTACTGACCAACTTACCTATCTACCTACCGAACTACTTATTACCAATCCTTTCTTCGCTTCTGAAGACAGAAAATGCAGGGGGGGCGGTGGCGAAAggctttgtttttctctcttcctggGAGGGGAAGTTTGTTTGGGAAGGGAAAGTTTTGGGGCTTCGCCTCCTTCCTATTGGAACTTTCACTCGAACGGGgcaatgtgtgtgagagaggttgctgttgttattattcacCCATTATAAAAACGACTAAAATGACCTCTTCATTCTCTGGGCCTCCGTGATGCTTGTCTGGTATGGGAAGGGgaactgccgggggggggggcgtggacaGGGCTGGAGGAAAATTGGGCCACGGGATGCACTACGAAGGCGCACAGAATCCCGGAGAATTTGGGGTTTCCCACGAAGCAAACGGGGGCCTCTTATGGCCACACAAGGGGGTCTGGCTCGGCAGAGATGACTCGGTGGATCCTCAAGGTCATGGAAGGAATCGAGTTGGCTCACCAAACACACAGATCTACGCGCGCGCACTCATCCCTCCACCCCCgcgtactttttattttatttcaagcgGAGGGTCCTTCTCTAAAAACCACTTTCCCCCCTGCCCTCTAGTTTTTCATCCTCCTTGTCACCACCAGCTTGACACTGTCCCAAGCGGTCGCTCTACCTGATCCCGGGGCCTGCCTTGCGAGGCCCTCGATCAGATAATTAATTACCTCCAGCATGTGTTCTGTTGTCTCTATAACAAAAAAAAGAGGCGTAATTCAATTAGATCATCAACGGAGTCTTGGGTTAGGGAATGTCTGTGAAGCCGCGTCGTGGGGCACGCTGGGGCGAATGACCTTTGCTAGGGCAAAAGGCCTCACGTGTTGGCCTGGTGGCCCATTGTCTTTGGCTCGCTGGGGTGATGTAGAACAAGTTGGGACTTCGGGCCGCTTCGAGAGCAACTTTCGCTTGGGCACTGAAGCcccaaatctttctttctttctttacgcGAATCTAACAGATACATTTCTTCAGATATATGTACACCCTGAACCTTCAAAAGCAtagtccttttattttatttttaaagggggggggggggttaaccccATTCCTATATTTTCTATGACCAAGTTACAAGGGAAGACGTAAAAATCAGATTAAAATTTCGAATTTATTTTCTCCATTGCGTCATGGTTACCCTAATATATCCGAGAAGGGTGGGGTAttggtggggggtggaggagaaggaaaatCCGAATTAGTCCTTTTGCAGAGGGGAAAGCGAAAGACACCTTTGTGCGCGCTAGAAAGGCGACCTCGCCGAATATCTTGATTTATTCTGCGAGGAGGAAGTGCAAAGAAATCGTGATTTCTTTTGGGAGGAGAAACGTTTCCCTGAGAAGAAAGGAGAGGGTGTGTTTCAAAAGACGGCGGAAATAAATCGTAGCTTTAAACAAGGGACCGCGGTCCTTTCGAACTATTTTATTGCTTAAGAAGACGAGAGGGGaggcgtggggtgggtgggaagggggaggagacagATTTGACATAGTGGAGTCACTACAAGTAGATTAGGCAACATAAATTAACCTATAaatctttttatatatacatttcacCCCTCGGCAGCGACTGTGTGACTGGGGAAATAATATACGAGCAGACAGGAGCGGTTGGAAGTAGTTTACCTAGGCTTGGGAAGAAAGTGCGTTTTCACCACCCCGCCCCCTAACCTCTTTTAAAGAGCAGCGCGTATTATGTAACACGCACCAAGATAGGTTTCTAAAGCAAAACTCTGGATGTTGACTGTTAAATGAAATCTGTCctcgtttttctctctctctgcaaacccCTCACCAATTAAAACCCAAAGTGGTTTGCTTTTACAAATGTGCTCGATTGTATGTGCTACTTTCCTACTcagtatctgtctgtctgtctgtctgtctgtctgtctgtctgcccccccccccttctctctctctctctctctctctctctctctctctctctctctctctctctctctctctctctctccagccaaaATAAATCCGCCTTTAAGTCCTGATTTCAGTAGGGAAATTAAGCACGTGCTTCCCGTTTTAAAGATCGCAGGGAGTTATACGTGTTTAACCTGGCGGGATCATGTTTCGCCATTAGTTAGGTAGATGCTTGTTTACTATTAGTTGGTTAATTATTAAGGTATTTTGTGAATTGGTTGGTTACCTGGCCACGTATTTACCACCCTTTCCAGATCTCTTCATGCATCTATTCAGGGGTGCAATCTTCGCAACTGCATCGTGGAGTGAGGAGAGGAcatttgtatgtgtttgtgtattgtgtctgtgtgtctgtgtgtgcgttACACGATCCGATTGCTACGACCTAGACATCCttataaagattttaaaaatgcacacagagACCACCACCacgcttttaaaaatgtgttgagaAGATGGGGAGAAGtggagaaaaacaaaagaagaaaaataagaagaCAGCGCGTCCGTGAGTTATTTACTCTTAAACAACAGAAACCAGAGTCTAGCTCGTTTCTTTGGCTGAAGTGGACTTGATATCCCATTTTTTTTCACCCCCTTAAGAGAGACCTCTGCCTCTCTCCCATTTCTCCTGTTTAATCCCAGAAAGTGATATATTACACATTTAGAAGGTGGCATGAATAGTGAGATCCGCTTCTCCCGTTTCCTTAGGGTCtcagaggtctctctctctctccctctctccaaaaAGAGGCAAGAATGTTAATAATTTAATAACTTTccgagaaaaaagaagaagaaacattgtaaaattgtTCATCATTTAAAACCTTTCTGCTGATTTAATTTCCCCTTAGAACAcatcttaaaacatttttaaaagagtagGGAGAATATTCGTTCTTCTCAAATTCGCTTTCTAGCCGAGTTCTAGCAATTTCACTTCGGGGGACTTTACAGGTGAAATTCCCAGTTATTGATCTGCCCAGGACGTCATCTCCAAGCCCCGGGCTGCTTTCCCAATAAACTAACAACCCTGTCCCACCCCCAGTGCAAAAGTTGGGTAGAATAACTGCAAAGCACCAATCATAACCTCTCCAAAATGTGTCCAATGTTTTTAATCAGCTCGCAGGCCAAAAGGCGTCGGCTAATAAACGTTCGAGGAAGTAGTTTATTCGCCTGCCATAAACATGTACGCGATTCCGGCGTAATTAAATGCAAACCACAAAGCGAACGAGACGTTTTCATTGTAGCGCTCAGTCAGAGCAAAAGGAATCACGTGTACATTTGAACTTCAGAGATCTGAGCTGGGATAAACAAGTCTGAACTCtgacaaagaaaaaaatagagggggtgcagtgggatggggaaggaggtggggtgAGATATCAAAGTGCTAATAGAATCGAGGAAAGAGTTTGGGAGCgcagaaagggggcaagaaacCGCTCGGTTAGCATTTGGGGTGTCAGTCTGGAGCGTCAACCCTCAGATTACTGCAATGAATTTAATGGCACATCTAAAATTGGGGCGTGGGGGTGATCCGTGGGAATCAGACGCCCTATAGGCCCAGTGCTATGGGGCAATATCCTACAGAAGCGAGGCAAAAATGAAGAGCTGGATGAATGGCTGGTCCTTGGAGAGAAATAATGAAATCAACAGGAGAAACTTTGCAaaggtgtttggttttttatttttggtctttgGTGGTTAATTTAGACTCCTGGGCAACGTTTTAAATATTGGTTGGATGGGAGCGTGGAAGAATTATTTACTTATCTTGAAGATATCTATTCCGGATAAAGAGAGCCTTTCACTTTTAAGAGTCATCCAGGCACCTTCACCCCAAGATCATAAACACGattatttaacaaacaaacaaacaaaaaccacgtCCCATTTATGGATTCAACTAGACTATCTGCACTCCACATATGCACACCCATGTGACACGTAGCAAAATGCTCAAGGAAAAGAATCAAAACTCGATCGCTTTGATGTCCACATTAAACTGATATAGTCAAGGGTTTGTAAGACGCTTTCAGACATTTTATGAAAGAAGGGAATAAAATAGGTGGCAGGTAGATCACAGGTACCCATATTTGCCAATTTCTATCACATACAAGTTTCAAGCTGTCTATTGTTGCTTAAAGGACACAAGAGTCTTACTAGAATACGTATGTAGACGCCAGCGGATCAACTATCATGCAATCGCTGGAAATTTGTCCTATATTTGATATATGAGTTCCTGTCTTTATATTCTATCTCTCCATCTCTTCTTTTAAGAGAAGAGTAGGGTGTACGGCTGTGAGGGTTAAAGGacagacaaacagacaaacaTGTCACAGATAAGCTTCGCATATATGGCTTGGGCATCCATGCTGTCCTTTTGATCATCTCAGTTGCGAAGCCCGATCTTATTTGCTAAAGCACCGAATACGTCTAGAACAAGAATCACTACGAAAAATGACAACACAATTTGCCAAATCTGTATAGAGTCTCCTCCGTCCATTTGTGGGGGCCGGAGAGGGGGAGATGTTGTTTGAAAAATCCGTGCAGACCCTCTCTTCGgctcccttcctttctctttcccaacTCTGGTCCACCACCATCCCACACAAATTCAGATGCCAGGCTTGCTAAGGTGCGGGTTCAGACGTACCATTGCTTTGAGGTTCCACCAATGGCACCAGTGTCAAAACATGTGAACATAATTTTGGCTGGGAGCCTCCTTagaaagaaaaaggcaaatgGAAGTGTTTGCGTGAAGATCACTTCAACTTCCGTCATTGACAGTGTTTCCAATAAAAGAgcttttaataattatttatatttttggaCTGATGTTTCCGTTTTTTACATCGGTTAAATCCAGGTATTCGGAGGGTTAAGTAGCACGTGGGAAAGGCTGAGTGTAGCATTTGCATCTTAGAGAATGGAAGGGGGCATCGCATTAATGCCCCTGAGTAAGAAATGCCGGTTCCATCGAGGCATTCGGGGAAACGTTCCACTGTCCTCTGGGAATGTGGGCTATTGGATTTTGTAATGGGCTAATAAAATGTTCCATAAATGAAATTTTATTCTTTTATCATGATTGATGGTGTTGCAAACAGCTGGTGTTGGGACACTGCGATATGTAAGCAATTTATGGGAAGAAGAGTTTATTGCCATATTTGAACCTCTATTCACAACGATTCTGAGCGCAATTCTGGAAAGGCGATTTCCTTCCGCTCCTATATAGAACGACCGTCACATACAGCCAAGCTACTGATTTTCGCCTGTGATTTATATAAACAGGcgatcctcctcctctcttcccaaGGCCTTGCGGTTCTCCGCATCAGGAGGGGGATTCAAAGCCACTCTTCTTGCTACGACAACAGGCTACGCATACCcattccatttaaaaacaaaaacctgtcttATGATATCTCCCTCCCCACGTCTCCAGTTAGGAAGCGAGAAAGAATTGGGATGGGGAGCGGAAGCCAAGGATGAGACCGGAGCCTTCCCCAGTTTAGAGAAAGTCAATctctgccccccacaaaaaatatcgTCTTCCCTTTCAATAACCCTTCTTTGTCATTTTACACGCAATATAATTTTGAGCGCAATTAACGATGGAAAATAAATCGGGGGTGCCTGATCACTACAAATCTTAAAACGCACCCACCCCTGTTACAAAGTTACCCcacccattatttatttatttatttatctatctgtcCGTCTGTCTATTTTATCTGTCTCTGAACTTTCCATCTGTGTGGTAATATAACATCCTTCTGAATGTTTGTACCCGATATTACTCCCTTCCCCATGAGCAACGTAATCTAACAACCTTATGTATGTGCCTATCGACGCTCATCCTTACACGACGGGGCGTTAAATTATATTAGCACGCACGCACTGAACTAAAGGTTTGGTGGGCTGTCCAGTGTTGTTGTGACATAAGTTTTTGTGCTTTGAAATCCACTTTTATCAGGTGCATGAAGGGGAACCCACAGTTAGGAACTGAACCCTCCTCAATAGAAGGCTGTCTGCGTTTGTGTGTTTGTCGGGAATAGCTTTCAATGTTTCTGCAACAGACACCAATTTAAGGTTCAGTGCGCGCGCGCACGTGTGAATATGGCAAAGATCCCTGCATCCAAGGGGGTTAACCTTGTTAGAGTTCTACTGCAGCAAGAGCAGCCAAGAGTCTCTTTCCGGGCCCTTGGAGGCTCACGCGTTTGTTTGTTATATGGGAGAGAAGCTTTTCTGACCGTGCATCTTATGACGAAGTGGGCTGTGGATCGCGAAAGCCGATGCCGTCGCAAATCTGTTGGTCCTTAAAGGCGCCGCAAAACTCttgcttgttctttttctctcgGTCTTTCTTTTCGGCGCTAACTCgaagaaggagaaaggaggaggaggaggagaatgaaagCGAGatgggggaggtggggaagaggaaggaaagaaatttGCGAATATCTCAATCAGTGACGAAGTGACCTGTGACCCGGAGGGTGGCTTTATTGTCCTCCTCCTTTTGCGTGGGACATACACTGTATTGACCCTTTCTGCCTGATTGAGCCCTGAGGGGCAACCGGAGCAAACAATCCCTCCGCAGGCATGTGGGGCTTAGAGAGAAGTCGCCATCCTTCCTCCGGGATCAGTTGGAAAGCCACTGGGAGACTTGGCCTCTGTCTGGGCagacaggctccccacccccgaGCCCCAAGGAGGCAGCTCccccaccaaaacaaaaaaacaaacccaaaactaaCCGTGCCTGTTTGCTGTTTGGGGTTTGAAGGAAACCCGAaagggctgcgggggggggggcatcaaaaGAGGGAAGGAGATGCGGCGGCTGGGATAGATCAgggttcaaaggctccgtccgaaaTAAAGAAGGTTGCGATCATCGAAGGCACCGCCACTTTTTCCTGGAATTTAAAACGGGATTTGAGGAGAGGAGGATCAGTCGGGCTTGCCAGCGCGGACCTCTGGGCTCGCCCATTCTCGCCCTTTCCTAAAGTTCCGAATTCGATCTGCCCGGACTCGAAGGTTCTGCGGCCCTTTCATCTTTTTCTCCAGTCGCGAGAAAGTTCGGTGCATCTTTGTAGACGCCGCCCGGGCGCGCTCGGGTGGAACTGCGTTTCTTAAAGAGGAGGGGGTGTTTCTTTCAGCAAACAAGATTGGAGAAGTGTCGCGTGTTGCTGCTTTTAAGTAGTATTGTTGCTCTTGCTTGTGTGTGGAGGGTGTGCGCGCGGATGTTTAGGAGAGACGGCTGGAGAATGTGAAAAACGGGCTGAGCGACGAAGTAGGAGAGGAAAGGTGTGCCTTTAAATTCGCGCCTCCTCCTTGTATTTAGAGGAAATCGTCGGAGACGGGCAAGGGGGGGGGTCGGTCGGAAGGAGGAGGCCAAAAACGAGGCGGAGTGCTCAAACTCTTGAGGGGAAAGCAGAAGAAGAGTGCGTaatgacacccccccacacacaaagcaTGCTGCGCCCTGTATTCTAAAAAAGCCCTATCTGTTGAGGCGACATTAGAAAAAGCCAATGGGATGGGTCTTTCTGCACCCCTCCAAT contains these protein-coding regions:
- the ZIC3 gene encoding zinc finger protein ZIC 3 is translated as MTMLLDGGPQFPALGVGGFGAPCHHPHEVANRDAAAAAAAAAAMGLNHPFGDSSFKISPAPHELASGQGSAFTPQASGYPHHHHHRHPPHPPHHAGQVPSSYAAAAAAAAFNSTRDFLFRNRGGSALGDSPAGGGGGGGGGSAAAAAAAAQHGLFGGNAPSGLHAPPGIPDSPGGYLLFPSLHDQNPSHTSPTGHVENGQMHLGLRGDFFGRPETYRGVSSPRADPYGGPAQFHNYSPMNVNMGGMNVAAAAAAAHHRHHHHGAGAFFRYMRQPIKQELSCKWIEELSQPPAPPHQQQQPHQPPLSRPKKSCDRTFSTMHELVTHVTMEHVGGPEQNNHICYWEECPREGKSFKAKYKLVNHIRVHTGEKPFPCPFPGCGKIFARSENLKIHKRTHTGEKPFKCEFEGCDRRFANSSDRKKHMHVHTSDKPYICKVCDKSYTHPSSLRKHMKVHESQGSESSPAASSGYESSTPPAVVAASSKDSSKPPPAAVQTTNPSHNQELPPNFNEWYV